In the Lates calcarifer isolate ASB-BC8 linkage group LG16_LG22, TLL_Latcal_v3, whole genome shotgun sequence genome, GTGGACTTTGAGATCTTCGGTCATGTTCAGGGTCTGTATGTTTaactctcctctcttcctcttctcttttcgGCTCTGCTGCGCGAGCTGGGTGTGTAAaatgatctgctgctgcttaaTTTAGGAACAAgcacagctctgctgctgcaggatcTCACTGCACTTTCACTTTCTGCAGCTTCAGGGTAGACTACCATGAATTAGAGAGCTGAAATCTAGAGAGCTAATAATTTTAGTCagtggaaagaagaaaagtcaaATCAGTTCTTATGTATAATTACTCATAAAGGGCTAAATGAGGTTTATAAACAAGCTGTTGTGAGGGCTCTCCACTGTTATCATGACATTAAattattctctcctctctctctttctctctctctctcttatttcaCAGGAGTCTGTTTCAGAATGGTGAGTTTCTTAGGGACCATTTCACCTTCTGCTTCACCTTCACCTTCTGCTGCGTCATGTGAAATATCGTGAACCTTGCCTGTTCACTTTTTGCACTTTTACACTCCAAGGAACTTAACAACCCACAACCTGAACTTTTAAGAATCATGTGAAACTAGGTTCTTCGTAGTGATTCAGTAACTCACCCAACTCACTGACCCAAGACTGTATTATGCaattatatttattaatttaattcgTTTAAGGCACCCAACGACTCCCTGGTATTCCACAAATTATTTGTCTTCAACAATATTCTAGTTTAAACAATTATAAAATGCaatgtttttccactgtgtttctggaaatatgtatgtgtgttacatTTCTTATTTAAAGGCTACTGTATTCAAGTTATTGTATAGCAGATGATGTTCTCcagtttgacctgctggtggtgctgttGTCTCACTATTACACTGAATAAATACAGGCACAGTGAATATGTCTGTTAATattggttcactctcacagtAACATGATGATGCAGCACCTGGGTTCAGTGCATTTTCTTTGCTACTGGAGGTTTGACAGCAGCTCTGATGATGACAGATTAGTTTTGTGCCATTTATGATTCAGATCATTTGAAATCAGAAATGGagcattaaaatgaataaatgaaagatCGCTCAGACAATATGAGATTGCAGTTGTCTTCAGCCCGTGCTTGTGAGACAGCTCTATGAATGGCAAtggcagtctgtctgtctgtcccaaCACTTTCGTTCAGACTGAAATAGTTCAACAACTTTTAGATTGATTTCCATTAAAATTGGTATAGATGTTCATGTTTCCCTCAGAATAAACAGTTATAAATCTGGTGTTCCTCTAACTTTTTATCTAGTTCTACCATTGAGTCAAAATTTAAGCATGTtgcattagcatttagttcaaagaCTCTTAGTAGACtctgtagactcttagtcttgttttatCATCTAAGTTATTTGCTTGAGAACCTCCTCCAATGTGGAATACTGGCTGTCTTGGCAACGTCATCCAGATAACCGGTCACAGAGctaaaaacacactcagacCAAAAGGTTGAATAAAGGGTGAACTATTTTCTATATCTATTTAGAACAGATCAGACTGACGGAACACCTTAGATGTGTGTCTCCTACTACTTTGTGGAGCAAGCTAGTTTTGTAATGTTAAGAAAACAGTGCTGTACAAGTGGTACAACATTaacctctctcctcccttttctcaGTACACAGAGAAGCAGGGTCTGCAACTTGGGCTGGTCGGTTGGGTCAAGAATACCTACAGTGGCACGGTGGTGGGGCAGGTCCAGGGTCCTGCAGATAAGGTGGAGAGGATGTGAGTACAAACTTCTACACTGCAACACAAATGAATACAATACTGCACaataactgcatttttttctcaagaaactgaaaatatctCTGCACATCTGAATGTGTGATGGGTGCATCGGAGCAAAGAACAACTTGAATAAAAATCTATAAACTCCCACAGAGTTCCAGTTACtgctggtttatttatttacagaatATTAATACCAGAATTCGGTGAGATGAGTATGTGAGACTGTGTGGGAGTTTATAGATTTTTAACTTTACTTTTCTGCCAAACTCTACTCTTTTCTGCCAAACTCTACTCGCAAATTACTTCATTCATTGAAAGAAGGACTGCAGTCTCATCTGAGGTTTCTTGTTCACAGCCAGTGTtgtaatgttgctgtttttcagccactagatggcagtgttTACCTTCTCAACATCACAGTTGTGTCAGCTGATGTCTGACCAGGTTTCCTTTTTCCAAGACCttacttttaaatgtttatgaTCCCATCAGGTGAAATTTAATCTTAATCCaagcagtaaaataataataatttaaaaagtattttatcaTCAATAATATCACCTCAACACATTTGCTCACAACAGAGAAGTAGCCAATAAAAGCAAGTAGCAGTTAAGAAATCTCTATTTAATATCATAATAATGGAGTAACTGACAGCTAAACTCACCTACATACAAATATAAagataataaatgtattttctttcctCATCCTTCTCATGCTCCCTTAGATTCATCACACATCTTCTATTCAATCCACATACTTGAGAGAAAAGACCTTTAAATTATAGATCTAATTAAATCTTAGTTCATCACTATGTCACTGCAGAATGTTATATTTCTTATTTGATGCCTCTGAAGTCCACCTCCTCACcaccctctttctgtctcctcctgcactGACCCAGTGGTAATAACCAATAATCAATCTTGAAACTGAAGCCGGAGCTCAGTCTGTTTTGACATCCCCTCAGTCCTGCGGGAGTGATGTCACCAGGGTGTGGATGTCTCATTTAGATGACATCACTGCCTCAAGGGATCTGCTGCTCTCTtacctcacactcacacacacacacacacacacaggcagatagagagagagagagagagagagagagagagagtcagttagttcttgatgtttgtttttttattccttgCAGTACCAGACGGGTGGAGTTTACTGAACCAGAGCTGCTGAGATTCAAACATCTGAAGCTGTTTTAAAACCCTTTTTGTtgcaggaaacagaaagaggaaatattTGTGAAGGTATTTACAGTAATGTCTTTTTGTCATTCAGACACAGGTGTCTGGCACTGATATATTTTCCACATCAATTTAATCATTTAACATTATTGAAGAGCAAATTCTGCTACAATTAATTCCCATTTGCTCACATGCTGTAGTTTGTGGATTAATTCATTCATGCAGTTGGCATGAAtcaaaagacatgaaaaattaaGTGagcttttatctttttttttttcttttttcttgcatTGGGAGGtggaaacatacagtatatatgatgTATTGATATATTTGTCCCCCATCACTTAGAATGAAACTGATTTTGGGAGTGGATCTCTAAAGggccagtatgaacaggaggaattaTTACACCAAGCAAAAATCAATTTCAATGTTCATATGGGAACCTGACCATGGTTTTAAGACAGATTTGAATTGTTAATCTGTCCagtaaactgattttattttctttatgcatagaagattgtgtgtgtttattatccTGGTGTGTTGTGCTGCTACAGTCTTTACAATAATGTGATGCCATTCAAATAAGGCAAAATTGCCATCAGATTTATATAATAAGGTGCAGGTCTGTGAGGCACTATGAGTCTCAGTCACAAATGTCATTAAGATGTTCCATCAGGTAAATACACAAGGAAGGTAGTTaacttttagtgtttttattctgtgacATGGTTCAgtttcatcttcttcttctttttttctttcttttttttttttgaacatttttatttctagtttggtttatttcattttatgttggGGAGTCAGAACCAACACTCCTTCACTCCAGTTCACTGTAGTGAAGCAAACTGCAGTGTGAAgtgtaacatttgtttttaactaAAAAAGTTGAAGTGAATGTACACAATAGCATGTGTCAGGGAGCAGTCTTTTATCTTCTGTCTGATTCTGTGTTTGGACCTTTGATTATATTTGGATCcagaaacaaaaatcaaagtttgAAGGAAGTAAaagctgactttgactttgtgtTATGGTTTGGTTAAATAGCTAATGAACCATATTtaacctcactgtgacctttatGTTCAGACTGATTAACACTCGCTTTCTTTGTagaggttacacacacacactctgtctctacTATTTCCGTCCATTATATCAGGAATCTTTTCCGTGTTAACGTGCTCACTCTCACGTCCTTCCTGTCAACTCCACTTTCACCAGGACCTCACTTCCTGTCGGGCCTGGGAAACAGGAGGCAGCTGTTCCTTCGGGCAAAGAGGGGGGAGGgataaaagagaggagaggataaagGAGAAACgaggggagagaaaagacaggacaGAAGGAAGAGATGGACAAGGGGAGAAGGAAGGGGATACTAAATGAGATTTacaaaagtgaaatgaaaaaggactgaggaaaagagagacagtgagagctGGTGGTGGGAGGTGAAGTAGTGGGTGGATTCTACTTTTTCCTCTGAGAAAAAATTCCCTGAGAGCCAAGCAGCTtagaaaataagaacaaaactgaaggagaaaaagggacagaaaaagaaaaagaaagaaagacgtCAAACCAAACATTCTCCCTATTTTGGAATGTGCCAAGAGTGCAATTCAGTGCAATTCAAAGTGCAGTCAATGTCTGAAAAACATCATGGAAggataaaggagaaaaaaactggatcaaagggaaaatgaagagagatggatagataaagaaggagagagaaaaggagatgtAACAGGTGTCTGAGGTTCACATGAGCTGGATTAGATTAATCCAGGAGGATGACAGAAATACAGTGTATGTGCTTTTGAATGTTCACCTTTTATGGGAGACTGGCTTTATAAGAAAATGGACAAATGTTCAAAGGCTTGTGATGACAtgtgtttactgttttctgtcaggGGCTGAAGTAGAAGTAACATGACATTGTTAGAGCACCATAAATCATCTAATACTGTACAGACAGTATTCAGCCTGACTGTAACCTTAAACTGGTAGCCTTCTATTAATCTTAAAATCAGGAAAACATACCTTTACTGAATAGCAATAGTGTAAGAGATGACAGGAACTGGGGGAGTGAGAGATGTTACAAAGGTTGCCGGCTGGATTTCAACCAGCTGCATCCAGTTAGATAGATGTGTGGTAGATGTggagataggctccagcccccctgcagCCCTTAAGGGTatgcagtatagataatggatggatggatggactacAGACAGTTTTGTTCAGGCCTCACCAGGTTGTTTGAGGAATAAAACTTGAAGAATTGTCTGTAAACATGTTATAGGTTGAAGGACAATACCAGTCCATGGTTGGCATCCTCAGCCTTAAACCACAAGCAGCATCCAGATTAACAGAATTGGTTGATGATTACCAGGTTCAAGAATTCATCTATCTGCAGTTTGAGCTTGTTCTGATTCAGTGTCctatgttgctgctgttgttacCGTTTTCAAGCACACCTTTatttaatgattaaaatattCCACAGACTAGTAGATGTATAAAGTGTTTGATTTTGACAGAGGCTGCCAGTCTTTGTCTCCTGTTTCACTCAGTGACCTtaaccaccatctttcccttTCCCCACCAAATGTGAACCAGAGAGGTGGCAGCCCAGCAACTGTCATATGCTTCATTTTGTGATGGTTGTATGGGTTTGGGAGGGCACTGACAAACGATATAGTCCCAGAATGTCCAATTAGAAAACACTGGCAAGCAACTTATTCAGTCTGTTATTTCCGTACACTTGTTGCCTTGAGTTGAGAGTTGTTTGAGGAATAAAACTTGTAGAATTGTCTGTAAACATGTTAGAGGTTGAGGGACAATACTAGTTTATTACAGTATGGGTCCTATTTTTTATAATTCTGTCAATAGACAAAACTAAGTGTGAAAACATTGTATGTAATGACAACACTGTACTCGCTCTTGTTAGTGTTATTCAAATTAATAGCTGAGATCTgtgaacacagtgtttacacTGTTTTGGATGTTTACAACAGTTTCCCTTCCAAGTAGGTCTGTCGAACCTTTTGTCTTGTTTCCAACCTATCTGATCGTCTGACAGCTCaggtttcttctttttgttgaTTTCACTgcattcacacattcactcaaACCGACAAAAATGATGGACACAGTTATAAAACCTAGACCCATCATAACTGGAAATGTCTTCTTGATCAGAAGCTAAGGGAAGTATTATGTCACTACaggtcctcacaagtatagaaGGATAACCATGCCATTTGTGGCTCATAGGGatcagtgtgttgttttagAGGAAAATGGCAGCAGATTACAAACCAGCAAACATCCAGCTGCTGGAGACTTAACActaagctgtgtgtgtgtgtgtgtgtgtgtgtgtgtgtgtgtgtgtgtgtgtgtgtgtgtgtgtgtgtgtgtacagtagagTAGTAGGTCATGAAGCAGATCAGTCAACTGTAGATGGACAAGTTTTTtgccaaaaaagaagaagtaggacagctcatctctctgtctctgtctctctctctctccctcctctctcttgctctctctctccacctctccttcactcttgctcgctctctctttctggctGAGCCTCAGTCAGTGCAGCTACATGGACATGACCCTGATCCCCTGCAATCTCCTCTAAtctacacacatac is a window encoding:
- the LOC108872854 gene encoding acylphosphatase-2 isoform X1; amino-acid sequence: MSDGESAGSNLVSVDFEIFGHVQGVCFRMYTEKQGLQLGLVGWVKNTYSGTVVGQVQGPADKVERMKVWLSKEGSPSSRITKANFANQRTIDKLELSGFKTRF
- the LOC108872854 gene encoding acylphosphatase-2 isoform X2, which codes for MSDGESAGSNLVSVDFEIFGHVQGVCFRMYTEKQGLQLGLVGWVKNTYSGTVVGQVQGPADKVERITRRVEFTEPELLRFKHLKLF